The proteins below come from a single Streptomyces sp. MRC013 genomic window:
- a CDS encoding helix-turn-helix transcriptional regulator — protein sequence MSRRSGILEFAVLGLLREAPMHGYELRKRLNTSLGIFRAFSYGTLYPCLKTLVANGWLAEEPGSAPEDALAASLAGRRAKIVYRLTAEGKEHFEELLAHTGPDSWEDEHFAARFAFFGQTEREVRMRVLEGRRSRLEERLEKMRASLARTRERLDDYTLELQRHGMESVEREVRWLNELIESERAGRDQRRPGPETSADPVEQNKRSGETGGLPRHGGGTRPDPSDDTTK from the coding sequence GTGAGCAGACGCTCCGGCATCCTGGAGTTCGCCGTCCTCGGTCTGCTCCGAGAAGCCCCGATGCACGGATACGAGCTGCGCAAGCGGCTCAACACCTCGCTGGGCATCTTCCGTGCGTTCAGCTACGGCACCCTCTACCCCTGCCTCAAAACCCTGGTCGCAAACGGCTGGTTGGCCGAGGAGCCGGGCAGCGCTCCCGAGGACGCCCTCGCCGCCTCCCTCGCAGGACGACGCGCGAAGATCGTCTACCGGTTGACCGCCGAAGGTAAGGAGCACTTCGAGGAGCTCCTGGCCCACACGGGACCGGACTCCTGGGAGGACGAGCACTTCGCGGCCCGCTTCGCCTTCTTCGGCCAGACGGAGCGCGAGGTGCGGATGCGGGTGCTGGAAGGCCGCCGCAGCCGCCTGGAGGAACGGCTGGAGAAGATGCGCGCCTCCCTGGCGCGCACCCGCGAGCGGCTGGACGACTACACGCTCGAACTCCAACGACACGGCATGGAGTCCGTGGAGCGCGAGGTGCGCTGGCTGAACGAGCTCATCGAGAGCGAACGGGCGGGCCGGGACCAGCGACGGCCCGGGCCGGAGACGTCGGCGGACCCCGTGGAGCAGAACAAGAGATCTGGAGAGACGGGCGGCCTGCCCCGGCACGGGGGCGGTACCCGGCCGGATCCGTCCGACGACACCACCAAGTGA
- a CDS encoding MFS transporter: MPVVRDLRVLLRLTNFRRLLAVRLLSQGADGVYQVALAAYVVFSPERQASPAAIASAMAVLLLPYSLVGPFAGVLLDRWRRRQVLLYGNLLRAALAGGTALLVLVPVPGWLFYASALSVTAVNRFVLAALSASLPRVVDGDRLVIANSLSPTAGTLAATAGGGAAFLVRLTTGSDAVVVLLGAALYLSSALTCLRMERGLLGPDPDAVPARIGAALASTARGLRSGLRHLSERRPAARALAAMALVRFCYGALTVMVLMLSRYAWTSTEAGGLALLGLAVALSGAGFFVAAVVTPWATARLGVGGWMAGCAGTAAVLEPALGLPFAPVTTMAAVFVLGFTTQAIKISTDTVVQKAVDDAYRGRIFSLYDMLFNVAFVAAAGAASLVLPADGRSPLLVLAVAGFYALCALALTRRTRKGGVSRETPPFRVRGLPGPRSCST, encoded by the coding sequence ATGCCCGTCGTACGTGATCTGCGCGTACTCCTGCGCCTGACGAACTTCCGCCGGCTCCTCGCCGTACGGCTCCTCTCCCAGGGCGCCGACGGTGTCTACCAGGTCGCGCTGGCCGCCTACGTGGTCTTCTCACCGGAGCGGCAGGCGTCGCCCGCCGCGATCGCCTCCGCCATGGCGGTCCTACTGCTCCCGTACTCCCTGGTCGGCCCGTTCGCCGGCGTGCTGCTCGACCGCTGGCGTCGCCGCCAGGTGCTGCTGTACGGCAATCTGCTCCGAGCGGCCCTGGCCGGGGGAACCGCGCTGCTGGTCCTGGTGCCGGTGCCCGGCTGGCTCTTCTACGCCTCCGCCCTCTCCGTGACCGCCGTCAACCGCTTCGTCCTGGCGGCTCTCTCCGCCTCCCTGCCACGGGTCGTCGACGGGGACCGCCTGGTGATCGCCAACTCCCTCTCCCCGACCGCGGGCACCCTGGCCGCCACCGCCGGCGGCGGTGCGGCCTTCCTGGTGCGGCTGACCACCGGCTCGGACGCCGTCGTCGTCCTCCTGGGTGCCGCGCTCTACCTCTCGTCGGCGCTGACCTGCCTCCGTATGGAGCGCGGACTTCTCGGACCGGATCCGGACGCCGTCCCGGCGCGGATCGGCGCGGCACTGGCGTCGACCGCCCGCGGGCTGCGGAGCGGGCTGCGCCACCTGTCGGAGCGCCGGCCCGCCGCCCGGGCGCTGGCCGCGATGGCCCTCGTCCGGTTCTGCTACGGGGCGCTGACCGTGATGGTGCTGATGCTCAGCCGGTACGCCTGGACGTCGACCGAGGCCGGAGGGCTGGCCCTGCTGGGGCTCGCGGTCGCCCTCTCCGGTGCGGGGTTCTTCGTCGCGGCGGTGGTCACCCCCTGGGCGACGGCGAGACTGGGCGTGGGCGGCTGGATGGCCGGATGTGCCGGAACGGCTGCGGTACTGGAGCCGGCCCTGGGTCTCCCGTTCGCCCCGGTGACCACGATGGCCGCCGTCTTCGTCCTCGGTTTCACCACCCAGGCGATCAAGATCTCCACGGACACGGTCGTACAGAAGGCGGTCGACGACGCCTATCGAGGGCGGATCTTCTCCCTCTACGACATGCTCTTCAACGTCGCGTTCGTCGCCGCCGCCGGTGCGGCCTCCCTCGTCCTGCCCGCGGACGGGCGTTCCCCTCTGCTGGTCCTCGCCGTCGCCGGGTTCTACGCGCTCTGCGCCTTGGCCCTCACCCGCCGGAC
- a CDS encoding inositol-3-phosphate synthase, with product MGSVRVAIVGVGNCAASLVQGVEYYKDADPAGKVPGLMHVQFGDYHVRDVEFVAAFDVDAKKVGLDLADAIGASENNTIKICDVPTTGVTVQRGHTLDGLGKYYRQTIEESAEEPVDVVQVLKDQRVDVLVCYLPVGSEDAAKFYAQCAIDAKVAFVNALPVFIAGTKEWADKFTEAGVPIVGDDIKSQVGATITHRVMAKLFEDRGVVLDRTMQLNVGGNMDFKNMLERERLESKKISKTQAVTSQIPDRDMGERNVHIGPSDYVAWLDDRKWAYVRLEGRAFGDVPLNLEYKLEVWDSPNSAGVIIDALRAAKIAKDRGVGGPILSASSYFMKSPPVQYFDDEARENVEKFIKGEVER from the coding sequence ATGGGTTCGGTTCGCGTAGCCATCGTCGGCGTGGGCAACTGCGCCGCCTCGCTGGTGCAGGGCGTCGAGTACTACAAGGACGCCGACCCGGCGGGCAAGGTGCCGGGGCTGATGCACGTCCAGTTCGGCGACTACCACGTGCGGGACGTCGAGTTCGTCGCGGCCTTCGACGTGGACGCGAAGAAGGTGGGTCTCGACCTCGCCGACGCCATCGGCGCCAGCGAGAACAACACCATCAAGATCTGCGACGTGCCGACCACCGGCGTGACGGTCCAGCGCGGCCACACCCTGGACGGTCTCGGCAAGTACTACCGCCAGACCATCGAGGAGTCCGCCGAGGAGCCGGTCGACGTCGTCCAGGTCCTCAAGGACCAGCGGGTGGACGTCCTCGTCTGCTACCTGCCGGTCGGTTCCGAGGACGCGGCGAAGTTCTACGCGCAGTGCGCCATCGACGCCAAGGTCGCCTTCGTCAACGCCCTCCCGGTGTTCATCGCCGGCACCAAGGAGTGGGCCGACAAGTTCACCGAGGCCGGTGTGCCGATCGTCGGCGACGACATCAAGTCGCAGGTCGGCGCTACCATCACCCACCGCGTCATGGCGAAGCTGTTCGAGGACCGGGGCGTCGTCCTGGACCGCACGATGCAGCTGAACGTCGGCGGCAACATGGACTTCAAGAACATGCTCGAGCGTGAGCGGCTGGAGTCCAAGAAGATCTCCAAGACGCAGGCCGTCACCTCCCAGATCCCCGACCGGGACATGGGCGAGCGCAATGTCCACATCGGCCCGTCCGACTACGTGGCCTGGCTCGACGACCGCAAGTGGGCTTACGTCCGCCTTGAGGGTCGCGCCTTCGGTGACGTCCCCCTGAACCTCGAGTACAAGCTCGAGGTGTGGGACTCCCCGAACTCGGCGGGTGTCATCATCGACGCCCTGCGCGCCGCGAAGATCGCCAAGGACCGCGGCGTCGGCGGCCCGATCCTCTCCGCGTCCTCGTACTTCATGAAGTCCCCGCCGGTGCAGTACTTCGACGACGAGGCCCGCGAGAACGTCGAGAAGTTCATCAAGGGCGAGGTCGAGCGCTAA